TGCTCTCCGGCTTGGCGGGCATGAACTCCATCCTGATTGTAATTCTGGTTGGTATTGTCACCGCTGTTCTCACTGAACTGACTACCAACGCCGTGGTCGTGGCCGCCTTTATCCCGGTCCTGGCCGGTGTGGGCGAGGCTATCGGAGTCAGTCCCTTTGCCATGATGATCGCCTGCATGTTGGCCTGCAACTTTGCTTTCATGCTGCCTCCCGGAACGCCCCCCAACGCCATTGCTTATGGCTCCGGCGAAATCGAGCTGAAAGATATGTTGAAATGCGGCCTTGGCCTGAAGCTCATCGCTCTGATCATCTTCCCCATCGTTCTGTATTTCATCACCATGGGCATCTTCGGTGTCGGCACGGTTTGACCGTCCCTGGTACATCTGTCACAAGGGCTCCGCACAGTATGTGCGGAGCCCTTTCCTGTCCCCCCGCTCCTCCGCTCCAGCGATCCAGCTGCTGGAGTTCACAGGCACAGCACAGGTGTGCGGACCGATCCACACCGTCTCTTCCAGCTGTCTCACAGGCGGCCTCAGGAGAATCATAGGGTACATACACCCCGAGTACAGAGTCTGTAATCCCCAGGGCCAGCCCGTCCAAAGCCCTGTGCGTCAGCCCTTTCTCGTGCGATCCCCCTGTGTTCTTCTCTCTGTACGGGCTCTGCGTAAGCCGCCGCAGAATCCCCGCCTGCATCTTCTTCGCCCAGCCCTGCAGAAAAACCCCGCCCCCTTCCATTTGGGAAGGGGGCGGGAAGGAGTGTGTGTTAGATGACTTATCGCTCAGGCTTGCAGGGAGTCTCTTTTTCTACATGGATATGGTGGCCGCTGTATGTACCAGGGATGGCCTGCATCTGGGCCTTCGCAGCAGCCAGCAGCTTGGAGAAGGAAATGCCAGTGTCGCAGCCCATCTCATTGAGAGTCCACACCACATCCTCTGTGGACAGATTTCCAGAGGCACCGGGGGCAAAGGGGCAGCCTCCCAGACCACCCAGAGCAGCCTGCACCTTGGTAACCCCCATATCCATGGCCGCCAGGGTGTTGGCCATGCCCAGGCCGCGGGTATCATGGAAGTGGACCATCAGATCCAGACCGGGATATGCGTTCTTCACGGCGCCGATCACTGCGCGCACCTGGGCGGGATCGGCAATGCCGATAGTATCGCACAGGCAGCAGGTCTTCATACCGGCGTCCACATAGTCTTTCAGAAAATTTACCGCGGCGGAGGGATTGTCGTATTTCCCCTCAAAGGGACAGCCAAAGGTGGTGGCCAGATCCACGATGATGTCCAGGTCGGGATAGGCAGCCCGGATTTCCTTGTACGCCTCCAGAGACTGCTCGTGGGTGCGGTTGATGTTGGCCTTGTTATGGCTCTTGCTGAGAGAGACCACATAGCACACCCGCCGCAAGCCCAGCTCATAGGCGTTCTGTGCGCCCCGCAGGTTGGGGATCAGTGCGAACAGATCCATGTCTGGATATTTCTCCAGCACCACCCGGGTCACGTCAGCCGCGTCTGCCAGCTGGGGAATGGCCTTGGGGCTGACGAAGGAGGTATACTCGATGTGCTTCACTCCGGCAGCCACCAGTTGATCGATGACGGTCAGCTTCTGCTCCGTGGTGATCGGGGTGCATTTGACACTCTGGAATCCGTCCCGGGGCCCCACTTCGATGACTTCAACTTGCTTGCTCATGACAGGAAATCCTCCTCTAAAATCAGATAACGCCTTTCTCCTTCAGCTCGGTCAGTTTGGCCTCGTCGAAGTCCAGCATCTCACCGTAGATCGCGGCATTGTCCTCGCCAAGCAGGGGCGCCCCCTTTCTGGGGCAGGACTTGGTGCGGGTCAGCTTCTGGGCCATGGCCGTGATCTGCAGCTTGCCCATGCCGGGCTGGTCGATCTCCGGGAACATTCCGCGGTCGCCGGCGATCTGGGGGTCCTTCACCAGACGGTCAATAGTGTTCACCGGACAGGCCGGGCAGCCGGCGTCATTGAGCATCTTGTCGATTTCGTCAATGGTATGGTTTCTGGTCCAACTGCTGATGATCTCCCGCAGCTCCTCGTGATTTGCGATGCGCTCCTGGATGCCTGCAAACTTGGGGGCATCAGCCAGCTCGGGGCTGCCCATCACACTGCACAGGATCTTCCAAAGCTTGGCGTTTCCGGCGGCGATGACCACGTCGCCGTCACTGGCCGGGAACACATCATAGGGATAGGTGGACTCATAACGGTTGCCGATCCGCTGGGGATACGGCCGGTAGACTGATAGATCATGGTGATATTCTCCATAGCGGAGGCCACAGAGTCCACCAGTGCCACGTCGACCTTTTCACCCAGACCTGTCCTCTGCTTGTTCACCAGGGCCGCCAGCACGCCGACGGTCAGGTTCAGCCCTCCCAGCACGTCGCCCATGGGGGTGCCGCAGCGGGTGGCAGGGCCGCCAGGCCAGCCGGTGGTGCTCATCAGTCCGCCCATGGCCTGACCTACAATATCATAACCCGCACGCTTGCTGTATGGGCCTGTGTGGCCGAAGCCGGAGCAAGCGCCATAGATGATGCCGGGGTTGATCTCCTTCAGCACATCATATCCCAGGCCCAGCTTCTCCATGGTGCCGGGACGGTAGTTCTCGATCACCACGTCGGCCTTCTTCACCATCTCCTTGAAGATCTCCTTGGCCTCGGGGGCTTTCAGGTTCAGGGTGACGCCCATCTTACTGCGGTTAAAGTTGGCAAAGTAAACGCTTTGATCATTGATAAAGGGGCCCATGCTCCGACTGTCATCACCCTTGCCAGGCTGCTCGACCTTGATAACCGTAGCGCCCATATCCGCCAGCAGCGCACCGCAGTAGGGCCCTGCCAACACGCGGGTCAGATCCAGAATAACAATGCCTTCCAGCAGGCCTTTTTCGTGCTCCATGATAAACCTTCCTTTTCCGTCAATAATATGCCTTCAGAATTGGCCTATCGCTCTGGGGGCGAGACCAGAGGAGGGCCTTATCCTATCGGGATATTAAGCAATTTTTGTGCCAACATTTTGGAGCAGCCCAGACGTCGTAATACCACAGATATCGGTCTGTTTTTTTGAACCGTCCGCTATCAAGCTGCTAATTTGTATCAGTAAGTATTAAATGTACCGTAACATATTGTTACATCCCGTAACACTTCAAGAAGACCTACTGCGGAGCCAAATTTTCCGGTCGGATGCGCCTATCGTCCGCAGCTTTCAACTCCTGAGAGCATGGCGTTCATGCGCCTGGGAAATGCCACATTCGCTCCCATCTGGTTCTATTGGCAGTCATGCCGATATCTGAGCAATGTTCCGGTCGATAGAATGCTGCTCCTTTATTTTACAGTAGATATTGAAATGAAGAAAATAGCGCCTCATCCGCCTTCTCCCCCACCAACCTGCGGCTCTTCCTTGATCATTCCTGGAATTATGTGGTGCCAGACATTGATCTCTCTGGCTGAATGAGCTATCAGTGTCGACAGGTTCTTCACACAGCTCCTCTCAATTTGCAGCCTGCTGCCGGCAACATACAACTGCATTTTTGACAAACTTTTCCCGCTGAGATGGGCGAGCCCTTGCCCTCATTTCCCAAACTTATCGGGAATACTTTTTCCGCTCGTTTATAGCGGTTTTCGGCGCTTTTTAATTTGTTTCACTTACTCTTTGACGCTCTTATCTCCGCTGTTTCCGAGTGTTCCGGAGCCGTATGTGGTAATCTATGTGGTCAAAAACGCTTCCCGCCCGGTTTCCGGTGAACTGTCACCGGGGCCGGACGGGAAGCGTTTTGTGTTTCAAATCGTCTGCATTGTAACTCTGCGGAGGGTGTTATGCAAGTGGTTTCTGCAAGGGTGCGGCTCAAAGGTTGAGCCGCTATAGACAAAGAATAGGCAGGAAGATAAGCGAGGTACTTTTCGTGCTCCCTGAGTATAAATTCCTTAATACAGGCATAATAGTAAGGGATTTATGGCACAGTCTATTGACTATTCCCTTATTTCGTATTACTATTTAAGGGAAAGCGAATGGAGGTGAGGGAATGAGAACCTTCAATTACTCTGCAATTAAGGAACAGAAGTGGGACTCGGATGTTCTTGGCCTAATTGCGGCCATATACAAGGAAGCCGGAAAGCAAGAATTGTATTTGAAGCAGCGTCCGGAGGAACTTGAAAAGCTCGTGGAGATTGCCAAGATACAGAGCACTGAGGCATCGAATGCCATCGAGGGCATCGTCACCACGAGTACCCGAATCCGGCAGCTCGTCGAGGAGAAAACCACGCCGAGGAACCGAGATGAGCAGGAGATCGCTGGATACCGCGATGTGCTGAGTATCATTCATGAGAGCTTTGACGCGATACCAATTACGCAGAACTATATCCTGCAGCTTCACAAAATCCTGTACAGCCACATGAATAACCCGCTTGCGGGCCGCACAAAAAGCGTGCAGAATTATATCACTGCCACCTATCCGGACGGTCATGTGAAAACGCTGTTCACGCCGCTTGCCCCTTATGAAACGCCGGAAGCGCTGGACAGAATCTGCGAGGAATACAACCGTGTGATTGGAAATATGGAGCTGGAGCCGTTGATTGCAATCCCGGTTTTCATCCATGACTTCCTGTGCATTCATCCGTTTAATGACGGCAACGGAAGAATGAGCAGATTGCTCACAACGCTGCTTTTGTACCGGAGCGGATTTTATGTCGGCAAGTATATCTCACTTGAAGCCAAAATCGCCAAAAACAAGGATTTGTACTATGATGCGCTTGCACAGGCGCAAACCGGCTGGCACGAAGGCACAGAGGATGTAGTGCCTTTCATCAAGTATCTGCTCGGGACAATTCTTGCGGCGTATAAGGACTTTGAGGATCGCATGGCGCTTGTGGAAACCAAGCTGCCCGCACTGGAAATGGTGCGCAGAGCAAGCAAGAATAGAATCGGGCGGTTTAATAAGCAGGACATCCGGGAGCTCTGCCCGACGCTCAGCGACAGTTCCATTGAGGGTGCTCTGCGGAAGTTAGTCGCCGTTGGTGAACTGAAAAAAGAAGGAAAAGGTAAAAACACCTGCTATTTCAGACTGAATTAAATTTCCGTCAATTAGAGGGCCGCACCTGTTCATACGAGCAGGTGCGGCCCTTTTAGTCGCTTTATAGTAGTTGGCGCACAGTTTAAGGGTTGAGCCGCTATAAACAAGGAATACACCAAAGTCTCCTGCCGGAACACACACTTGCCTTACCCGAAGAAATACTGCTTCATATCTGAGACAGCGCCATCCTTATCGCAGAACCATTCATAATTAGAGAGACAATTTCGGCAGTGAGCAATCACATCGAAGCCGCCGGGTGAATGCCAGTTGTCGGTAATGCTCATGATCTCCAATGGTTTTCCGCAGGCTGGACATAGTCTGATTTTCCTTGCCTTACGAGTGGCACGCTCTCTCTGTTCTGTCTCAAGTGCATCTAAAAGGTCATGCCAAAGATTCGGATTCGGCTCGTGTTCTGCGTAATCTTCAAGATGCCGCCTAATCTCATCGGCAGCCAGTACGAGAAACTTATCATCCAGAAGCTGAGTGTGACGCTTGATATAATCAGCGACTACCATGGGCATACAAGTATTCCTGCCCATCGCATACCGCATTGCCGACAGCAGAATCAAGCGAAAGTCAGAGTCGCAGATTGGGGCGAGCAGATCCTGAGGGAACAGCAGAAACTCCTTGCCATTATTCATGCATACGCGCAGCGGCCGCTGTTCTTCCGTTACCAGATTCAGTAGACTGTTAGCTTGATCCTTCAGCTCATCAATGGTGATCGATTCGTAGTCCTGAAACGGGTTTACTTCATAATTCATCATTTAACCTCCAATCAGTTTGTCCTCACGATGAGGTGTTGGCATTGTAGCTCTGACTGCCCGGAGGTTCAACCGTTTCTTTTGCAGCTCGAAAAGAAATCCAATAGGGTCGGAATTCGTGCGGATTTATCATTTTCTTGCTTTTCCTGCCCAAATGTGCTATCATTATAAACAACGCTGTCAAGTGTTGGAATAGGCCTTGGCAGTATGGCTGCAATAGACCGAATGCTCTGCCAAGTGGCAGAGCATTTTTCGCATATCGGTACGGAGGAGATATTTATGTCTGTGAGTTATAAAAAACTCTGGAAACTGCTCATCGATAAGGACATGAAGAAAAAAGACTTATATGAAAAGGCGGGTATCAGCCCAGCATCCGTCACTAAGATGGGGCGGAACGGGCATGTTACCACGGAGATTCTTGCGAAGATTTGCGCTGCGCTGGATTGCCGGATAGAAGATATCGTGGAGATTGTGCCGGATCCTGATAAGAGTCGTTAAATAGTAGAATATTCTTGATAACAAAGGGATACATATGGGAAACATCATTCAGTCGATTCCGGAAGCAAAGCTTCTATTGGCCTCTTTACGCTCCGTTGGATATACAGAGGAAACCGCAATTGCGGATATTGTTGATAATTGTATTTCTGCTAAAGCCAAGCATATTGATATTATCTTTGAGACTGAGAAAATGCGAATTCTAATTCTTGATGATGGTATTGGTATGACAGCACAAGCCCTAATAGAGAATATGAGAATTGGGTCTTCTGATCCGTCGAAACAGCGGGATGATACTGATCTTGGGCGATTTGGTATGGGCATGAAAACTGCCGCCTTTTCATTGGGGAAAAGGCTTACTGTTGTAACCAGATTTGAGGAATCTACCAGTAACGCTGCATGGGATTTAGACAAAATACCTGATATTGGGTGGAATCTTATTATCGAGGAAAGTGACTCAATAGCCGAGATTTCATCCAGGCTTGGAGCGCAAGGTACTGTTGTTTGTATTGAGAATCTTGATCGAGTAATCGGTTCTTTAGATGAAGCGAAGGCCAAAAAGAAGTTTTGCAAAACAGCGGAAAAAGTTGAAAAGCATCTCGCCCTTATTTTTCATCGGTTCATTGAGGAAGATGGCCTTGTTATTCGCATCAATGGAACAGAGATTCAACCATGGAACCCGTTCGTTATCAATAATAATGCCACTCAAGAGCTTGCAGATGAAACTATATGGTCAGACGATGGTGCATCTGAAGTTGTAATTCAGCCATATGTTCTTCCCCATAGAACCAAGTTTGCCTCGGATGATGACTATCAAGCTGCGGGCGGTGCAAAAGGGTGGAACTATCATCAGGGTGTGTATGTCTATAGAAATCGTAGACTTATAATTTGTGGTACATGGTTTGATTATATCAAGAAAGAGCCAGCATACAATCTTGCAAGGATTAAAGTTGATATATCTTCTGTTAGTGATGAAGAGTGGAAAATTGACATTAAAAAATCAACAGCCTCTTTACCTGGGTATGTTCGAGACACTGTGGAACGGGCTATTGATATTTGTACGGAGGCGTCCGCTCGTGTCTATAACTCCCGTGGGACATACTCAAAATCTAATATAAGTGCACCGAACCTAAGTTATGTTTGGGAACAGCGAAAAAAGAATGGGCGCTATTCCTTCCATATTAACCGTAAACATGCCTTGCTCACCGAGGTCAAAAAGCATCTTGACACAGATGGCGCAGCTGCGTTGTCAGCGTATTTAACTCTGGTAGAAAATTTTGCACCGTTTATGCTGTCTGGTGTAACAGACTCGCTGCAAAAATCGACTGAAACTGCAGTAAATAAAGCCTCACTTGAATATCAAGTGGAGATATCCGAATTAAAAGAATACATCGCGTTGTTTCTGTCTCAAGGATTTACAAAAGAAGAAACAAGGTCCACCTTACTGGATATGGTGAATTACCGTCATCTCCGTAATGAGATTATTGAGTTGTTGGAGGAAGCCGAATGATAAACGTGCCTAAGGGCTTAGCCCCGCATGAAGTTGATCTTTACATAAGTGCCTTCAAGTTTTGCGAAAAGTTAATTCAGGAACAGAATACTGATATTGGCGCTGCAGTAACAGAGACAACGGAGAAATACAGCTTTATTATTTCGGATAAAGAGTTATTTGCACAGTTTCTTTTTAGAGAAATCACTGCATATACCGAGCCATCAATAGGTGTTGTGTCCCCAGAACTTGATGATAAAACTTGGTGGAGTAAACTTAAAAAAACGGAAAAATTCATACCTGAGTATTGGCAGCGATATTATGACTACTTAAATAGAAAACCTTCTTGGAGTTTAACTGCAGTGCAGGATATTGATTCGTCCACTGACGAGATAATGAACGCACTTGCAAACCCACGAAGTGGTAGAGCATGTGATCGCATGGGCATGGTCTTTGGTTATATACAATCTGGTAAGACCGCACATTACATTGGGCTGATCAATAAAGCGGTTGATGCGGGGTATAGAATTGTAGTAGTGTTGACTGGCATTCATAATAGCCTACGCAGCCAGACGCAATCACGTATTGATGAAGAAGTTTTGGGCTATGAGACAAGCTTGGAAAACTTGGCCGATATGATTAGGGAACCGAATGTTATTGGTGTTGGGATAGGTGCGCACAACCGCGTGAAAACGATAGTGCAGTCCATTACAACCCGTGATGAAAAAGGCGATGTAAATAAAACTACAGAAGGCGTCTCCATGGTTCCGCCGTTTATTATTGTTACAAAGAAAAATGCAACGGTTTTGCGTCGTATCCTGCGCTTTTTCCGAAAAAACCAATGTGCCGAAGTAATTGACGGCAAAAAAATTATAACAGCTAAATATCCGGCGCTCATAATTGATGATGAAGCAGACCAGGCCTCCATTAATACAAACGATAGTTATGATGAGAAGGGTAATCTTCTTGATGATTATAATCCTACAACAATAAATGGACTGATTCGAGAAATTCTTAAAACATTTGAGTGCAGATCTTATGTTGGATATACAGCTACTCCGTTCGCCAACATTTTTATACCACCGCATATTAACTCTGAGCGATATGGAACAGATCTCTTCCCTCGCAACTTTGTTTTCAGAACACCGCGGGCGGATCAGTATATCGGTGCCCGAGAGTTTTTTGGATTAAGCGGCGATGAAAATACGCCGGTAATGCCTTTGTGCAGAGATATTATCGCGGGAGCTTCTTACCTTGGTAAGGGTACTAAAGCAGGAGATCCTGTTGGCAACATACCAGAAGAGCTAAAAAAAGCAGTGAAATGTTTCTTGATATCCACCGCGCTTCGTAATTGCAGAGGACAAATTAATAAACCCAATACGATGTTGATTCACATTGTGCGTTTCGTTTCTCAGCAAAATGCAGTAAAAAAGAAAGTTGCTGCATACTACCAAGATGAACTTGCCAACTTCATCCGATATGGCGACTCAGGTATCTATGATGAACTGAAGACGATTTGGGAAAATGATTACCTTGAGACAACAGCTGCATTACGTTCTCAATTCAGTAAATATATGTCTGATTGTGCAGATATTGAATGGGATGATATTTGGGATGAAATTAGGAGAATCGTAGCAAAGAAAGAAATTAAAATATACAGTGTCAACGGAAAAAGCGAGGATGCTCTGCTATACAAAAACAACGAAGGAAAGCCATTTAATGTTATTGTCATTGGCGGGGACAAACTGTCCCGAGGCCTGACGCTTGAGGGATTAACTATCAGTTACTTCACGAGAAGCTCTAATACTTATGATACTCTTATGCAAATGGGGCGCTGGTTTGGCTTCCGTCCTGGCTATTTGGATGCGTGTCGCCTATATACAACGCCAGGGCTAAGAGGACTTTTTTCTCACATTTCTATGGCAACCGAGGACTTGGCTGGACAGTTTGATTTTATGAATGATGTAGATCAGACTCCAGCAGATTTTGGCCTGCGTGTCGCAAGTCATCCCTCTTTAGAGATTACAAGTAAAAACAAACTAAAGACGGGTCTTGAGGTAAAAAGAGACTTCAGCTGCAAGCTTAGCCAGACACGCGTTTTCGATATTGACGGTTCCCAATATGACCGCAATTTTGCAACAGTTGAGAATCTGCTGTATTCCATAGCGGGATGCAGAGTTTCAAGTGAACAGTATGAAGCTCGTCTTAAGAGAACGCACCCAGGTGATCATTATTTTTGGATGGATGTATCGGCTTATGATGTTGCTAATTTCTTCGAAGGCTATGAAACATCGAAAACGGCTACTCGCGCCAATAGTAAGTATATGGCAGACTATGTGCGTGCGATGAATGTAGATGGTCTTGGCGGAGTAAAAAATTGGACCGTCTGCCTTATAAATGTCAGCGGAAACGGAGAGCCATTTTCTATTGCGGGACTTGATGTTGGTGCGGGTATTCTCAGAAAAGAAGGTGCTGGTGTATCTTCTTTTGAGACAACCTGTTCAATACACACCATGACATCCGCTGGGCACGAGTATTTTGATTACAGTCAGGCACAGCTCGACAAGGAACATGAGCTCCGAGAAATGTACTCGGCTGATCCATCCATTAATCGGGTCAACGAAAAAATTCGAAAGGAAACGCGGTCTTTTGATCAAGGATTGTTAATCCTCTATCCAATTGCAGATGCAGGAAAACTAACTGCTCAGAAAGAAGATCACAATACCCCATTTGGCTTCGCAGCTGTGTTTCCTGATAGAAAAGGAAAAGGTAATCTAA
This DNA window, taken from Dysosmobacter welbionis, encodes the following:
- a CDS encoding hydroxymethylglutaryl-CoA lyase, encoding MSKQVEVIEVGPRDGFQSVKCTPITTEQKLTVIDQLVAAGVKHIEYTSFVSPKAIPQLADAADVTRVVLEKYPDMDLFALIPNLRGAQNAYELGLRRVCYVVSLSKSHNKANINRTHEQSLEAYKEIRAAYPDLDIIVDLATTFGCPFEGKYDNPSAAVNFLKDYVDAGMKTCCLCDTIGIADPAQVRAVIGAVKNAYPGLDLMVHFHDTRGLGMANTLAAMDMGVTKVQAALGGLGGCPFAPGASGNLSTEDVVWTLNEMGCDTGISFSKLLAAAKAQMQAIPGTYSGHHIHVEKETPCKPER
- a CDS encoding CoA transferase, producing the protein MFPASDGDVVIAAGNAKLWKILCSVMGSPELADAPKFAGIQERIANHEELREIISSWTRNHTIDEIDKMLNDAGCPACPVNTIDRLVKDPQIAGDRGMFPEIDQPGMGKLQITAMAQKLTRTKSCPRKGAPLLGEDNAAIYGEMLDFDEAKLTELKEKGVI
- a CDS encoding CaiB/BaiF CoA transferase family protein, with amino-acid sequence MEHEKGLLEGIVILDLTRVLAGPYCGALLADMGATVIKVEQPGKGDDSRSMGPFINDQSVYFANFNRSKMGVTLNLKAPEAKEIFKEMVKKADVVIENYRPGTMEKLGLGYDVLKEINPGIIYGACSGFGHTGPYSKRAGYDIVGQAMGGLMSTTGWPGGPATRCGTPMGDVLGGLNLTVGVLAALVNKQRTGLGEKVDVALVDSVASAMENITMIYQSTGRIPSGSATVMSPPIPMMCSRPVTATWSSPPETPSFGRSCAV
- a CDS encoding Fic family protein, giving the protein MRTFNYSAIKEQKWDSDVLGLIAAIYKEAGKQELYLKQRPEELEKLVEIAKIQSTEASNAIEGIVTTSTRIRQLVEEKTTPRNRDEQEIAGYRDVLSIIHESFDAIPITQNYILQLHKILYSHMNNPLAGRTKSVQNYITATYPDGHVKTLFTPLAPYETPEALDRICEEYNRVIGNMELEPLIAIPVFIHDFLCIHPFNDGNGRMSRLLTTLLLYRSGFYVGKYISLEAKIAKNKDLYYDALAQAQTGWHEGTEDVVPFIKYLLGTILAAYKDFEDRMALVETKLPALEMVRRASKNRIGRFNKQDIRELCPTLSDSSIEGALRKLVAVGELKKEGKGKNTCYFRLN
- a CDS encoding helix-turn-helix domain-containing protein — encoded protein: MSVSYKKLWKLLIDKDMKKKDLYEKAGISPASVTKMGRNGHVTTEILAKICAALDCRIEDIVEIVPDPDKSR
- a CDS encoding ATP-binding protein; this translates as MGNIIQSIPEAKLLLASLRSVGYTEETAIADIVDNCISAKAKHIDIIFETEKMRILILDDGIGMTAQALIENMRIGSSDPSKQRDDTDLGRFGMGMKTAAFSLGKRLTVVTRFEESTSNAAWDLDKIPDIGWNLIIEESDSIAEISSRLGAQGTVVCIENLDRVIGSLDEAKAKKKFCKTAEKVEKHLALIFHRFIEEDGLVIRINGTEIQPWNPFVINNNATQELADETIWSDDGASEVVIQPYVLPHRTKFASDDDYQAAGGAKGWNYHQGVYVYRNRRLIICGTWFDYIKKEPAYNLARIKVDISSVSDEEWKIDIKKSTASLPGYVRDTVERAIDICTEASARVYNSRGTYSKSNISAPNLSYVWEQRKKNGRYSFHINRKHALLTEVKKHLDTDGAAALSAYLTLVENFAPFMLSGVTDSLQKSTETAVNKASLEYQVEISELKEYIALFLSQGFTKEETRSTLLDMVNYRHLRNEIIELLEEAE
- a CDS encoding Z1 domain-containing protein, with amino-acid sequence MINVPKGLAPHEVDLYISAFKFCEKLIQEQNTDIGAAVTETTEKYSFIISDKELFAQFLFREITAYTEPSIGVVSPELDDKTWWSKLKKTEKFIPEYWQRYYDYLNRKPSWSLTAVQDIDSSTDEIMNALANPRSGRACDRMGMVFGYIQSGKTAHYIGLINKAVDAGYRIVVVLTGIHNSLRSQTQSRIDEEVLGYETSLENLADMIREPNVIGVGIGAHNRVKTIVQSITTRDEKGDVNKTTEGVSMVPPFIIVTKKNATVLRRILRFFRKNQCAEVIDGKKIITAKYPALIIDDEADQASINTNDSYDEKGNLLDDYNPTTINGLIREILKTFECRSYVGYTATPFANIFIPPHINSERYGTDLFPRNFVFRTPRADQYIGAREFFGLSGDENTPVMPLCRDIIAGASYLGKGTKAGDPVGNIPEELKKAVKCFLISTALRNCRGQINKPNTMLIHIVRFVSQQNAVKKKVAAYYQDELANFIRYGDSGIYDELKTIWENDYLETTAALRSQFSKYMSDCADIEWDDIWDEIRRIVAKKEIKIYSVNGKSEDALLYKNNEGKPFNVIVIGGDKLSRGLTLEGLTISYFTRSSNTYDTLMQMGRWFGFRPGYLDACRLYTTPGLRGLFSHISMATEDLAGQFDFMNDVDQTPADFGLRVASHPSLEITSKNKLKTGLEVKRDFSCKLSQTRVFDIDGSQYDRNFATVENLLYSIAGCRVSSEQYEARLKRTHPGDHYFWMDVSAYDVANFFEGYETSKTATRANSKYMADYVRAMNVDGLGGVKNWTVCLINVSGNGEPFSIAGLDVGAGILRKEGAGVSSFETTCSIHTMTSAGHEYFDYSQAQLDKEHELREMYSADPSINRVNEKIRKETRSFDQGLLILYPIADAGKLTAQKEDHNTPFGFAAVFPDRKGKGNLKSYRMNDIALEKDNDEFYG